The genomic DNA AGCGATATCACGCAACATCTCCTTACGGCGGTCTCCAAAGCCTGGAGCTTTCACCGCGCACACGTTCAACATGCCACGCAACTTGTTCAACACCAGCGTCGCCAACGCCTCGCCGTCCACATCTTCTGCAATGACAAGCAATTCACGCTTGCCAACTTGAACCAGTTTCTCTAAGATGGGGACGATGTCGGTCACAGCCGAGATCTTCTTGTCGGTGACCAGGATGTAGGGATCTTCCAGGACGGCCTCCATCCGCTCGGGGTTGGTAATGAAGTAGGGAGAGATGTAGCCGCGATCCAACTGCATGCCTTCCACGTACTCGGTTTCGAAAGCCAGCCCTTTGGACTCCTCCACCGTAACTACACCATCTTTGCCCACTTTGTCCATGACTTCAGCAATCAGGTCACCGATCTCCTTGTCGGCTGCTGAAATTGCCGCAACGTGAGCGATATCCTTTTTGTTCTTGACTTCGCGGGCTGATTTCTTAATCGCCTCCACAGCGACCTCAGTGGCCTTTTCGATGCCGCGTTTGATGAGCATGGGGTTTGCCCCGGCAGCCACGTTTTTCAGCCCTTCATTCACGATAGCCTGGGCCAACAGGGTAGCGGTGGTGGTTCCATCACCGGCCACATCGTTAGTCTTGGTTGCCGCTTCTTTGAGCAACTGGGCGCCCATGTTCTCATAAGGGTCTTCCAGTTCGATCTCCTTGGCCACGGTCACGCCGTCATGAGTAATCGTAGGCGGACCGAATTTTTTGTCTAATGCTACGTTGCGCCCCTTGGGCCCAAGGGTAGTGACTACAGCGTTGGCCAACGTATCCATACCAATCTTGAGCCTCCGACGGGCATCCTCAGAAAAAACTAACTGCTTAGCCATGTTCCTTCAGACCTCCTTCAATCTAGGGATTGTTATTTGGTGATAATGGCGAGGATATCCTTTTCGCTCAACACCAGGTATTTCTTGTCATCCATCTTGACTTCTGTCCCAGCATATTTGGCGAAAAGGACCTTGTCTTTGACTTTGACCTCCATGGGAGCGCGCTCGCCATTGTCAAGCAATCGGCCAGGGCCCACCGCCAAGACAACACCTTCTTGCGGCTTTTCCTTGGCCGTCTCTGGCAGAACAATGCCACTGGCTGTGGTCTCCTCTTTTTCCAACGGTTCGACCACAACGCGGTCTGCGAGGGGTTTGAGTTTGATCGCCATATTTGGTGTACCTCCTTTGTGAATTTTGGGTGATATGCTTCTGATTAGCACTCTCAATCATAGAGTGCTAATCACGTGCATAAATATAGCGCAAATCGTTCGAAAGTGCAAATTCGCAGAAACAAGAAAAAATCCGATTTTGAAAAAAATTCTACTGTTTTTCTTTATTTTCTCTTAATCTTTCGAGTTTTCATTTGCTATCGTGAGAACACAAATTGCGACGAACTATCGCCCGGCCCTTGCAAAAGGAAGACCGTGGTCAGCACGCACCAACCACGGTCATCGGACGCCCAAAATCATTCTCTTAACCACTACTCATACCGCAAGGCTTCGATTGGGTTTAATCTTGCTGCACGAGTGGCTGGGTAGATACCAAAAAATAGCCCCACCGCTACAGAGAAACCCACGGCTAGGAAAACCGCATTTGGCGATACTCTCGTGACCAAGACGCCAGTTCGATTGACCATAGCCGCTGCGAGTACGCCAAAGATAATTCCTAATAACCCGCCGATCACACTGAGGACCACTGCCTCAATTACAAACTGCACCAATATGTCACGGCGCTTGGCTCCTACTGCTTTGCGGATGCCAATCTCGCGCGTCCGTTCTGTGACGGAGACCAGCATGATGTTCATGATGCCAATGCCACCTACCAGAAGTGAAATGGCAGCAACTGCCCCTAGGAACAGGGTGAGAATACTGGTCACTTGATCCAGCACACCCAGGATATCCTTCTGGCTGGTGACCGTGAAATCATCTTCTTCGGCAAACCGAATTTTGTGGCGCTGACGCAAGAGGTAGGTGATTTGTTCTATTGCAGCATCCACACGTTCCTCGCTCACTGCCGAGGCGTAGATCAACGTCACCCGTCGCCCACGACTAGAGGTGATGTCACCAAATAGACGATTTTGTGCTGTGGTGATGGGCACGAATACCGAAGTGTCCACCCCACCACCGCCATGACCGCCGCCACCTCGTTCTTCCAGAACTCCAATGACCCGAAAGGGCACGCGGTTCACGCGGATGGTCTGGTCCAGTGGATTCTCACCAGCGAACATCTCTTGGGCCAGACGACCTCCTAGAACGGCAACGCGAGCGCCAGAGAGCAAATCCTGTTCAGTGAAGAAATTTCCATCTCGGATGCTCAATCTACGCACGAAAAGAGCCGCTGGGGTTGTGCCGGATACAGTGGTGT from Chloroflexota bacterium includes the following:
- the groL gene encoding chaperonin GroEL (60 kDa chaperone family; promotes refolding of misfolded polypeptides especially under stressful conditions; forms two stacked rings of heptamers to form a barrel-shaped 14mer; ends can be capped by GroES; misfolded proteins enter the barrel where they are refolded when GroES binds); translation: MAKQLVFSEDARRRLKIGMDTLANAVVTTLGPKGRNVALDKKFGPPTITHDGVTVAKEIELEDPYENMGAQLLKEAATKTNDVAGDGTTTATLLAQAIVNEGLKNVAAGANPMLIKRGIEKATEVAVEAIKKSAREVKNKKDIAHVAAISAADKEIGDLIAEVMDKVGKDGVVTVEESKGLAFETEYVEGMQLDRGYISPYFITNPERMEAVLEDPYILVTDKKISAVTDIVPILEKLVQVGKRELLVIAEDVDGEALATLVLNKLRGMLNVCAVKAPGFGDRRKEMLRDIAVLTGAQVITEEMGRKLDTATIADLGQARKVVVTKDDTTIVEGKGSEKEIKGRIEQIKAQIETTTSDYDKEKLQERLAKLAGGVAVIRVGAGTEVELKEKKHRVEDALSATRAAVEEGTVAGGGVALINAMPALDDIKMGLPDEQTGVTIVRRALEEPMRMIAENAGQDGAVIVQEVRRLQKEKNNPNIGYDVIANDFGDMYEKGIIDPAKVTRSALQNAASIAAMILTTEALVTEIPEKEKTPTPPMPEY
- the groES gene encoding co-chaperone GroES, translating into MAIKLKPLADRVVVEPLEKEETTASGIVLPETAKEKPQEGVVLAVGPGRLLDNGERAPMEVKVKDKVLFAKYAGTEVKMDDKKYLVLSEKDILAIITK
- a CDS encoding ABC transporter permease → MNLVESIRVALHSLSANKMRAGLTMLGIIIGVGAVIALVSIGEGAQAAITEQIQGIGSNLIFVLPGRLVPGRVSSFGTAASAILTLEDAEAIADPTNCPDVYAVAPELSRSGTVVFRNQNSNTTVSGTTPAALFVRRLSIRDGNFFTEQDLLSGARVAVLGGRLAQEMFAGENPLDQTIRVNRVPFRVIGVLEERGGGGHGGGGVDTSVFVPITTAQNRLFGDITSSRGRRVTLIYASAVSEERVDAAIEQITYLLRQRHKIRFAEEDDFTVTSQKDILGVLDQVTSILTLFLGAVAAISLLVGGIGIMNIMLVSVTERTREIGIRKAVGAKRRDILVQFVIEAVVLSVIGGLLGIIFGVLAAAMVNRTGVLVTRVSPNAVFLAVGFSVAVGLFFGIYPATRAARLNPIEALRYE